CTAGGTGTAGTTTGCCGTACTTCGCGGACTCGGGTAGCGTGGTCCCCATGCCGACGTTCATGTGGTTTCCTTTCGGGAAAACCCAGAAGTAGCCGTAAGTCACGAAGCCGAAGAAGAGGAAGATCGGCGCGAAGCCGTACCGCCTCCTCCACTCCGAGACCTGGCTCCTCGCGTCGTAGGGTGCCTCAGTCCCCCAGCAGTGCCCGAGGTCTTCCGGCCTCCTCGCCGGGAAGCCGAGCTGCTCGGGCAGCCTATCGCCCGCGCCGGTGCTGACGACAAGGTAGCGCGCGGAAAACTCTTCCCCTTTCCTGGTGCGGGCCACGACGCGGTCGCCGCGCAGCTGCACCTGAGTGACCCAGGAGCCGTGCTTGACTTCAGCGCCGCTGGACTCCGCGATCTCGCGGAGCTTCGCGTCGAACACGCTCCTCCTCACCATCCCGTACTGCAGCCCCTTCACTGCATCCACGAGAACACGCTCCCCCGGCAGGACGAGGACGTGGCCCTCGCAAACCTCCTCGAAGGTCTCCTCCACCTCCCCCGCTCCGATTTCCTTGAGGTGCTGGAGGGCGAGGGCAGTGATACCACCACCGCAGTACTTGTCCCTGAAGCGGTCCCCCTTCTCAACCAGGAGCGTGGAGATGCCGAGCCTCGAAGCAGCGATAGCGGCCGCGGCGCCAGCGGGCCCCCCGCCGACTACGAGCAGCTCCCGCTCCACGCGCGTCCAAGCCGGCGGAGGGTAATAAGGTTACCCTGGGAGCTGTGAACCGAAGCTGGCAGCGAGGTATGCTTCGAGAAGGGAAGGTTAAGAGGGGTTGCTGCAGCCTCTGAAGCGAGAAAGAGCTGGCCGGTTAGCGGTGGCGGGCTCTCTGAACGGCTTGAGCGAGAGCTTCCGCGAAGCTTGAAGCCTGAGCGTTCCAGAGGCGGTAGTAGAGCCCTTTCCTGGCGATGAGCTCGTCGTGCTTACCCACCTCGACGATCTCGCCGTTCTCCATCACGTATATGCGGTCCGCGTTCCTCACCGCGGACAGCCGGTGCGCGATGACGAGCAGGGTGATGTTCCTCTCGCGGATGATCCTCTGCAGCTCCCTGTAGATGCTGTGCTCGGTGGCTACATCGATGTTGCTGGTCGCCTCGTCGAGCACGAGGACGCGGGGCTGCGAGATGATTGCTCTCAGGAGCGAGAGCAGCTGCCGCTGGCCTTTCGAGAGGTTCTTCCCCTCCTCCACCACCTCTCCGTCCAGGCCTCCAGGTATACTCTGCACGATGCTCCTCACGCCGAGAGTGTCGATGAGCCTCTCAACCTCCTCCCTTGACGCCTTCCTGCTGGCGGTGATGTTGTCGATCACGCGGCCTGAGATCGCTGAGGGCTCCTGCGGGACGTAGGCGACTACGCTGCGGAGGTACTCGAGGTCGTACTCCTCCAGAGGTGTGCCGTCGAGCAGGATCCTCCCCCGCTTGGGCTCGTAGAAGCGGAGCAGTAGCTTCGCCAGAGTTGTCTTCCCGCTGCCTGTGGGCCCGACCACCGCGACCATTTCGCCGGGCTTCGCTTCGATGCTTACTCCCTTGAGCACGGGGACGCTCTCTTCGTACCAGAAGACCACGTCCTCCACTTTGAAGTGCCCCTCGACGGGGGGTTTCCGGCTCCCGCTCTTCTCCTGCTCTAGGGACAGGAGCTTAGTCACCCTCTCCGCCGAGACGAGGACGGACTGGAACATGTTCACGAACATTGCGAGCATCTGGAGAGGCCCGAAGAACATGTTCAAGTACCCGAAGAACGCTACAAGCGTACCTGCAGTGATCCTGCCTTGCGAGAGGAGGAAGCCGCCGTAGTATATTATTACGGCGAGCCCCGCCACGCGGATGACCGAGAGCGTTGGGAAGAGCGCGGAAACCACCCTCGTCGCTTCCACGTTGCTCTCCATGAAGGCTCTGCTAGCTTGCTCGAACTCCGCCTCCCTAGCCCCCCTCCTGTGCACGAAAGTCTTCACCACAGCGGCACCGGAGGCGTCCTGCTCCACTCTCGCCGCGACCTCCGCGATCATCCTCCTCGCTCGGGTGAACGCAGCTCTAGCTCTGCGGGCGAAGTAATAGCTAGCTGCGAAAACCCCGAGGATGAGGGGTAGCACTGCGAGCGAGAGCTCGAAGCTAAGCAGGAACATGATTGCTAGTGCGCCGGACATGATCAAGACATCTGTGAAGAACTCTACAATGCCTTGCGTGAACGTCTCGGAAATCACGTCCACGTCGTTCATCACTCGCGAGACAATCTTGCCCGTGACTTCGCTCCGGAGCTGCTCAACTCTCGCCCCGAGGAGCGTGCGGAAAAGCCTATCCCTCAAATCCCTCACGAAGCTCTGGCCCGCGAGAGTGGAGAAGTAGACGCGGACAGCCCCCGAAACCCAGAGAAGGAGGGCTCCGCCCAGGAACAGTAGAGACAGCGCGGCGACGCGCCCCAGGTCCCCGGCGAGCGCAGCGTCGACCACACCGCCCGTGATCACCGGCATCGCGAGGTTTACCAGCAGCCTCACTAGCGACGCCGCCGCGATGATCGCGAAGTACTTCGCGTAAGGCTTGAGGAGCGGGAGCATCCTCGCTATGACTTCGCGCGCGGGAGCTTCAGGCTTCGCCTCGTCCAGCCTGCCGATACCGTGCCACATCATCGCCATACCTGCACCACCTCCACGCTCGGTTTCAGCTCAGCTACGATCCTTCCTTCGTCCATGACCAGCACACGGTCGGCGAGAGCCATAGTGCTGGGTCTCTGCGTGATCACGATCATCGTTTTGCCCTTCAGGTTCTTGGTGAGCGCCTCGTAGATCGCTTTCTCCGTCTCGGCGTCCACCTCCGACGTGGTGTCGTCGAGAATGATGATCCTCGGGTTAGCGAGGAGAGCTCTCGCGAGCGCTACCCTCTGCCTCTGCCCTCCGCTCAGCGTCACTCCCCTCTCGCCCACGAGAGTGTCGTAGCCTTGCGGTAAGCTAGCGATGAAGTCGTGTATGTGCGCAAGCTTAGCAGCTCGAACCACCTCCTCGTCGGTGGCGTCCGGCCTCGCAAACGCGATATTGTTCCTTATCGTGTCCGGGAAGAGGTAGACGTCCTGGTGAACTAGGGTGATATTCCTCCTAAGCGACTCCAGCTTCACCTTCCTGATGTCCTGCCCATCCACTAGTATCGAGCCCCTCTGCGGGTCTGCTAGCCGAATGAGAAGAGATGCGAGAGTACTCTTCCCGCAGCCCGGGGGCCCCGTGATCGCAACTATCTCGCCGGGCTTCACCTCGAAGCTCAAACCCTTGAGGACGTAGCCGCTGCCATCGTAGCTGAACCACACATCCCGGAACTCCACCCTCCCGCTGCTCACCACCAGCTCTGCAGCATCCTCCGCCTCCTCGACGTCAGGCTTCATGCTCAGCACCTCGTTCACTCGCGAGAGAGCAACCCGAGCCCTCTCCATGCTCACGATGACGAAGCCGAGCTGCGTGATCGGCCAGGAGATCATGCTAGTGTACATTGTCAGCGCCGTGAGGCTGCCGACCGAGAGCTGTCCCTGCGCGATCTTCCATCCGCCTACGAGCAGGATGAAAAGCGTCGCAAGGTTGTTGACAAAGTTCAGCGTAGGCCACAGAATAGCGCGCAGCTTCCCGGCGCTCACCAGGGCTTCGCGGAAAGCCTGGTTGTGCTCCGAGAAACGGTCAAGCATGTACTTGGAGGCGTTCACCGCGCGTATCGGGATTATGGAGACAAGGGTCTCCTGGAGTATCGTGGACATGCGCGCATACCTCTCTCTAGAGATGTCGAAGAAGCTCCTTATCCGCTTGGCGAGCTTCCGGGGAAGAACGGGGAGAACCGCGAGAATCCCGACGGTCAGGAGCGTCAGCTGGACATCCAGCGTGAGCATCGCGAAAACCGAGAACGCTACCAGCACGACTCCCCCGAGGAAGGTGGCCAGCTGCTCGAAGAAGCTCTTCACCTGCTCGACATCCCCCGTGACCCTCGCGACGAGGCCCCCGGCCCCCTGCCTGTGGATGATCGAGAGCGAGAGGTCGTGGAGCTTCCTGTAAAGCTCCACTCTTAGGTCGAAAGCTACCAGCTCGGATAGCTTCCTCGCGTTCACGCCCTGAAGGTACCCGAAAGCACCCTGCAGCACCGTCAAGACTATGAAGACGGCGAGCAGCGCCGGGAGGTCTTCCCAGCGCGCAGAGATCGCGTAGTCTACAGCTTGCTTGGCCACCAGGGGCGCGTACATGCCCGCGACAGCTGCGAGCAGAGACGCTGTAACTGCGATAACTAGCTCGCGGCGGTGCTGGAGCGCGTAACTTACCAGAGTTCTTAGATCCACTCTATACCACCATCTATCGATATAGAAGGCGGGCCCAATTTAACGGTTACGCATCTAAGGCAGGTTATAATAGCTGTAGCTTCGCCACTATTCAGGTGAGCGGGCTGCTGCGAGAGCCCCCCGAGCCCAGCGAGCTGAAAGAGCGCTTGAGAGCCCTCCACAAAGACCTTCAAGGAGCGCTAGGCGCGCGGGGTGGGGAGTCTGCCGTATGGGTTGGAATGCTTCTGCCCAGCTATCTGTGGCGGCACTGGGGCGAGGAGCTTAAAGCCCTTGGGATCACTTGGCAGGATTTCCTCAGCCTCCTGAGGCAGCACTCGAGGGACATCGTCTCTTGGGCGCTGGAGGGGAAGCTGACCTGGCAAGAGCTAGTGCGCCGCATAGTCCACTCCATCGAGGGTCGGAGGGGAGCAGACCTCCTAAGCTACTTGGCTGAGAGCGAGAAGAAAGCAGAGTAGAGCTTCGGAGAGGGAGCGTGCGCCCTCCTCGGGTGCTAAGCCCTCTTGATGAAGCTTCGAAGCAGCTCCTCGTACCTGTCCGGGGTGTAAACGTCCTCGAGTCTACCTGAGTGCATGCGGGCTACCCGGTCGCAGCTCCAGACGAGCTCGAGGTTGTGGGTAACCATGATCACAGTCATCTTCAGCTCCCTGTTAAGCCTCCGGAATAGATCCATGACGATCTTGCTGTTCGCCGCGTCAAGGTTTCCTGTAGGCTCGTCCGCTAGAAGCAGCCTAGGCTGCCCCACGATCGCTCTCGCAATAGCTACTCGCTGCTGCTCGCCACCGCTGAGCTGAGTCGGGTACTTGCCAGCAGCACCCTCTAGACCCACGAGAGCTAGCGCCTCCAGCGCCCTCTTCCGGCGCTCTCCGGGCGGCACGCCTCTCTTGACCAGGGGTAGTTCAACGTTCTCGATAACCTTCAGCCGGGGGACGAGGTAGAACATCTGGAAGACAAAGCCTACGAACTCGTTCCGGTACTTGCTCAGCTCTCGGTCGCTCGTGATGGATGTGAGATCCCTGCCGGCCACGGCGATCCTCCCCCTGGTCGGCCGGTCGAGCCCGCCGATCAGGTGGAGGAGCGTGCTCTTCCCGCTCCCGCTCGGGCCCACGATCGCCAGGAACTCCCCCTCCTCTACGCGGAGGCTCACGTCTCTCACGGCTTCGACGTGGTGGGGAGGCTTTCCGTAGACCTTCCAGACGCCGTCCAGAACTACTAGGCCGTCACTCATAGCGCAGCGCCTCAACCGGGTTCAGCTGAGCGGCACGGCGCGAAGGCACGTACGCAGCGATAGCGTTCGCGAGCAGCGGCAGCAGCGCTGCTGCCGCGACGGTCTGCGGTGTGAGGACTGGGCTGATCTCGAAGCCGAACGCTGATATCTTGACCGCCAGCGAGAGCGCTAGCGACACGGCCAGGCCGGCTGCGACGCCGATCGCAGAGACTACAGTCGCTTCGAGCACGAAGAGGAGGAGCACGTCGACCCCCGTGTAGCCAAGCGCTTTCAGGATGCCGATCTCCTTCGTCCTCTGAATCACGCTGATTGCGGTGCTGTCGAGGATCCAGAGAGCTGTGACACCCATGCCGACTGCCGAGATCAGGCCGACGAAGAGCTGGAGAGCGCCGACCAGGGAGACGAACTGTTGCACAATCGCCGCGGCGGAAATCACCCTCGAGCCCGGCGGGGACACAGCTCTGATGTCTGCCGTGACCTCCTCCAACCTAGAGAGGTCCTCGACGAGGACTAGCGCAGCCGAGTAGCTCCGGGATGGTGAAACGTAAGCGAAGAAGGTGTCCGGGCTCATGTAGATACTCGGTGCCGCAAACGTCACCCCGTGCCCCATCCCCCCGGAGGAGCCGATCTGCTTCAGCAACCCTACGGCGATGAGCTGCAGGCTCCTTCCCCTCAACCTGATGGTGAGCGTGGAGCCGATGTCTAGCAGCTTCCTCCCAGTGCCGGGATCTGCCCAGAGGTCGTGGGAGACGAGAACCCCCATGCCTCTCGGCTCGCTCTCGCCCTCCTCGACAGCTTTCGTCATGTCGCCGACGCCCAGGTAGAGTGGCAGCACTGCAGGGTCCACTGCGACGATCTGCACCGTCTTCTCGCCGTCCGCTGTGAAGATAGTACCCTGAGCCATCGCGATGCCGAAAGCATCCCTCACCCCAGCTACGCCCTTGAAGTACATGATGTCGATGTCGGTTAAGCCGGCTGCACCCCCAACCACTATGATGCTGTTAGCGGCGACAGTCCTTTGAAGCTGCTCCACGAACTCTCTCTGGAAGCTCTCGCCGATCCCGAGCGCCATGCTCAGCGCGATAACCGCTATCATTACCCCGATTACCGCACCAATCGCTCTACCTCTCTTCTCGATAAGGCTCGTCGTCGCGAGGTAGATGTAATCAGCTGCCTTCACGCCTGAACACCCTCCTCCTCAGCGCGAAAACCCCCGCTCCCACGAGCACCAGAGCGAGCACCGCTAGAGCTGTGCCGCCCCACGGGCTGCTTCCCTGGGAGCCTTGAGAGGCTTGGCGCGCGACAGCGTTGATTAGGATGCTTCGCTCAACCACCCTGGCGACGCCGTAGGGGTCCCTGAAGTAAGCGACTACCCTAAGCTCGTGGACACCCTCCTCGTCGACACGGAACGAGAAAGGTACGCTCGTCAGCACTTGAGGGTTGAGCTGGCCGAGGTAGGCATAAGGCGTCCTAAGCGGTGTTAAGCCCCTTGAAGCCTGAACGGAGACGTTCACTGCGTAAATGGGGAGAGTCCCGTCGTTCACGAGTGTCGCAGCTAGGATGAGGTTTGAGCCAACCTGCGGCTGCTGCGGTACCGCCTCGAGGCTCGTGATCGTTAACCGGGAAGCGAAAACCGTGAAGAGGGTGAAAGCGCCCTGAAGTGACGAGATCGACCCGCTCTCTGTCGTGAAGAAAACCTGGTAGGTTATCGATTCGCTGCTCGAGGCCGTGGCGGGTGCTAGGACTTCGACGCTGAACACCTTGTCCTCGCCGGGCTGAAGGCTCCCTACGTCGAGGAGCGAGGGGTTCA
This region of Thermofilum sp. genomic DNA includes:
- a CDS encoding NAD(P)/FAD-dependent oxidoreductase, which produces MERELLVVGGGPAGAAAAIAASRLGISTLLVEKGDRFRDKYCGGGITALALQHLKEIGAGEVEETFEEVCEGHVLVLPGERVLVDAVKGLQYGMVRRSVFDAKLREIAESSGAEVKHGSWVTQVQLRGDRVVARTRKGEEFSARYLVVSTGAGDRLPEQLGFPARRPEDLGHCWGTEAPYDARSQVSEWRRRYGFAPIFLFFGFVTYGYFWVFPKGNHMNVGMGTTLPESAKYGKLHLEGYRKGLELASKLGILKDTSPFRVDRSWLIPAKPRARTAAPELRTLLAGDAAGFVHPLTGEGISGSVRSGVLAARAVKEALDREDPAALKLYEESWRSELWPEIDYGLRMTRIMYSSPALQSFALRAIMADEKATKLLSLLLYRASPTATRDLYRYVVRSFPALAAKAVFAGKERNYSGVGAKH
- a CDS encoding ABC transporter ATP-binding protein, whose protein sequence is MAMMWHGIGRLDEAKPEAPAREVIARMLPLLKPYAKYFAIIAAASLVRLLVNLAMPVITGGVVDAALAGDLGRVAALSLLFLGGALLLWVSGAVRVYFSTLAGQSFVRDLRDRLFRTLLGARVEQLRSEVTGKIVSRVMNDVDVISETFTQGIVEFFTDVLIMSGALAIMFLLSFELSLAVLPLILGVFAASYYFARRARAAFTRARRMIAEVAARVEQDASGAAVVKTFVHRRGAREAEFEQASRAFMESNVEATRVVSALFPTLSVIRVAGLAVIIYYGGFLLSQGRITAGTLVAFFGYLNMFFGPLQMLAMFVNMFQSVLVSAERVTKLLSLEQEKSGSRKPPVEGHFKVEDVVFWYEESVPVLKGVSIEAKPGEMVAVVGPTGSGKTTLAKLLLRFYEPKRGRILLDGTPLEEYDLEYLRSVVAYVPQEPSAISGRVIDNITASRKASREEVERLIDTLGVRSIVQSIPGGLDGEVVEEGKNLSKGQRQLLSLLRAIISQPRVLVLDEATSNIDVATEHSIYRELQRIIRERNITLLVIAHRLSAVRNADRIYVMENGEIVEVGKHDELIARKGLYYRLWNAQASSFAEALAQAVQRARHR
- a CDS encoding ABC transporter ATP-binding protein, giving the protein MDLRTLVSYALQHRRELVIAVTASLLAAVAGMYAPLVAKQAVDYAISARWEDLPALLAVFIVLTVLQGAFGYLQGVNARKLSELVAFDLRVELYRKLHDLSLSIIHRQGAGGLVARVTGDVEQVKSFFEQLATFLGGVVLVAFSVFAMLTLDVQLTLLTVGILAVLPVLPRKLAKRIRSFFDISRERYARMSTILQETLVSIIPIRAVNASKYMLDRFSEHNQAFREALVSAGKLRAILWPTLNFVNNLATLFILLVGGWKIAQGQLSVGSLTALTMYTSMISWPITQLGFVIVSMERARVALSRVNEVLSMKPDVEEAEDAAELVVSSGRVEFRDVWFSYDGSGYVLKGLSFEVKPGEIVAITGPPGCGKSTLASLLIRLADPQRGSILVDGQDIRKVKLESLRRNITLVHQDVYLFPDTIRNNIAFARPDATDEEVVRAAKLAHIHDFIASLPQGYDTLVGERGVTLSGGQRQRVALARALLANPRIIILDDTTSEVDAETEKAIYEALTKNLKGKTMIVITQRPSTMALADRVLVMDEGRIVAELKPSVEVVQVWR
- a CDS encoding ABC transporter ATP-binding protein; amino-acid sequence: MSDGLVVLDGVWKVYGKPPHHVEAVRDVSLRVEEGEFLAIVGPSGSGKSTLLHLIGGLDRPTRGRIAVAGRDLTSITSDRELSKYRNEFVGFVFQMFYLVPRLKVIENVELPLVKRGVPPGERRKRALEALALVGLEGAAGKYPTQLSGGEQQRVAIARAIVGQPRLLLADEPTGNLDAANSKIVMDLFRRLNRELKMTVIMVTHNLELVWSCDRVARMHSGRLEDVYTPDRYEELLRSFIKRA
- a CDS encoding ABC transporter permease: MKAADYIYLATTSLIEKRGRAIGAVIGVMIAVIALSMALGIGESFQREFVEQLQRTVAANSIIVVGGAAGLTDIDIMYFKGVAGVRDAFGIAMAQGTIFTADGEKTVQIVAVDPAVLPLYLGVGDMTKAVEEGESEPRGMGVLVSHDLWADPGTGRKLLDIGSTLTIRLRGRSLQLIAVGLLKQIGSSGGMGHGVTFAAPSIYMSPDTFFAYVSPSRSYSAALVLVEDLSRLEEVTADIRAVSPPGSRVISAAAIVQQFVSLVGALQLFVGLISAVGMGVTALWILDSTAISVIQRTKEIGILKALGYTGVDVLLLFVLEATVVSAIGVAAGLAVSLALSLAVKISAFGFEISPVLTPQTVAAAALLPLLANAIAAYVPSRRAAQLNPVEALRYE